The genomic region ACTATTTATTATAAATTTACTTTATCAGCATTGCTTTTGAATTCATATTATCTATATCTACAGTTTCAGCTGACAGTATAGATGATGAAAATTTGGATTTTGTCAATGCTAATGAATTTTCTATAAGTGAAAATGTACCTTTAAATGATTCTTTAAGTGAAGGGCCGGATAAATGTCTGGAAGAATGTTTAAATACTAATTTTGATGATGGTTCAGATGAGAATTTTGATGGAAACTTAAATGAGAATGTTTATCCTGATAATTCTGTTTCAGATGATGGTACAGATAATGATGATGAAGAACCTGTTTTAAAGAATACAACCCTTGAAATCATTTCTCAAGATGATTGGGAAATATATGGAATTGAAAATTATTATGTGAAGCTATTGGATGAGGACAATAATCCTGTAAGTCAAGCATTGGTTAATTTCAGAATCGAGACACCTAAGGGGACTTTTATTTATGAAACTGGCTTTACTGATGATGAAGGTATGGCTATTCTGCCTTTGGATTTAAGCATTGGAGGCATTCATAATATCCAAGTATCATATGATGGTGATTTGAATTATAATCCTGCGGAATCAGTTTATTCTAATGTAATTTTCTATGAGAATACTATAATAAAAACTCTAAAGAATTATGCCTACAGATCTTCTGATTTTACCATCAAACTCGTCTCCTCCAATGGGGATGTCCTATCAAATAAAAAATTAATAATTTATTTAGATGGTGTAAAATACATTAAAACCACTGATTCAAAAGGACAGGTTTATATAAGAATGCCTTCTGATAAGAAAATCTGTTAATTTCAATTGTACTTTTGATGGTGAGGATTTTTATCTTGAATCTTCATTTTCCATGAACTTGCCAGTATATAAGAAAACTTATACAAAACCTTTAATTTACACTATTCTTAAAGGAAAATGTTTTAAAATTTTATTAAAGGGATTGATGGAAAAATCTTAAAGAAGAAAAGGTCAAGTTCACAATTGGTGGAAAAACTTATACAAGAACCACAAATGATAAAGGAATAGCTTATTTAAAGCTTAAACTTCCAAGAAATAGGTATGCGGTAAATTT from Methanobrevibacter ruminantium harbors:
- a CDS encoding Ig-like domain-containing protein, with amino-acid sequence MDFVNANEFSISENVPLNDSLSEGPDKCLEECLNTNFDDGSDENFDGNLNENVYPDNSVSDDGTDNDDEEPVLKNTTLEIISQDDWEIYGIENYYVKLLDEDNNPVSQALVNFRIETPKGTFIYETGFTDDEGMAILPLDLSIGGIHNIQVSYDGDLNYNPAESVYSNVIFYENTIIKTLKNYAYRSSDFTIKLVSSNGDVLSNKKLIIYLDGVKYIKTTDSKGQVYIRMPSDKKIC